A stretch of Spirochaetota bacterium DNA encodes these proteins:
- the tmk gene encoding dTMP kinase: MLFVTFEGVECSGKTLQSKKLLEYCNQKNIPAILVREPGTTDVGEQLRKILLTQYCTPLTEFFILSASRAQLTETIIQPKLKEGIIVICDRYFHSSLVYQGYGRNLNILDLQEISKKATLELQPSKTFLLKPSFQTTTRRLQEKMTSGLDRIELENTDFHQRIYDGYIELSSQYNYISIIDGDLDPDTIHKQILIELQQTDTRFL; this comes from the coding sequence ATGTTGTTTGTTACATTTGAAGGTGTAGAGTGTTCTGGAAAAACATTGCAAAGTAAAAAATTACTTGAATACTGTAATCAAAAAAATATTCCAGCTATCTTAGTAAGAGAGCCAGGCACTACAGATGTTGGGGAACAACTTCGTAAAATTCTTCTTACTCAATATTGTACCCCACTTACTGAATTTTTTATTTTATCTGCATCTCGTGCTCAGCTTACAGAAACAATTATTCAACCAAAATTAAAAGAAGGAATTATTGTGATTTGTGATAGATATTTTCATTCTTCCTTAGTATATCAAGGTTATGGACGAAATTTGAATATACTAGATTTACAAGAAATATCCAAAAAGGCTACTTTAGAACTCCAACCTTCTAAAACATTTTTGCTCAAACCAAGCTTTCAAACGACAACTCGGCGTCTTCAAGAAAAAATGACATCAGGCTTGGATAGAATAGAATTAGAAAACACTGATTTTCATCAAAGAATTTACGATGGTTACATAGAATTATCATCACAATACAACTATATTAGTATTATTGATGGTGACCTCGATCCAGATACTATACACAAACAAATTCTAATAGAATTACAGCAAACAGATACTCGATTTTTATAA
- a CDS encoding UvrD-helicase domain-containing protein, whose product MPLTFEDPSIVFNVNQGMILEASAGSGKTTILTERWLSSFLYLIVWEQKTVSEALQSITALTFTKKAAIEMKNRIRERIEELWQDNELEYILNKLTQFVGEYPTSLAQITSHLESQRNQIDDLLSSAKVMTINSYVLQLLRAHPLELNIDIGLTPEEGSYDISSTEQEAQLNLLRKLLLQEYPKHQAIFQFGVHLLGLNKWVSLLEQIRKLVFQYGDRAIKEGLDNSVYFLYEKEMLEVITKEDTLNRVFAIISPSINALIETLNIENNHKTLTKGNTKLYKSLKNINKDNLLNLFSKDLLGVYDESNPVKDEVLNELRKNSYYAYQSFIDGLYRIIIPLMMPISDLCTQELKKTQAEYGEISFGDSEIMLLDALKNKTFLDKITRHTRFFFADEYQDTSDLQKEIFDSIIADDTIIPFFVGDPKQSIYSFRRANVYVFANTVSEFISCNYEHKLLNTNYRSSKSHVDLVNYLFTDIFHNDHAGIKYQNQLSKKEDEGSFAYTLALGIEDDEESKSLTKDKLDKAYHEALFMVNDLILQKVNPGDIMILFRNKASILDFYRLSKEYYPQLPLSSSVRNILWDNSYITPILSFLKTLLNPHHNLTMIELLKTPIFRKTDIEINELLIKAQENDKSLFEILEGHEYNILKEFIILRDRISLEELISLLIKELYYEEYLDLISETGDAKATLSLFIDEAQKLQEKREMSLGDFIKYIDQKKTTTEEAEFSGEEGETLRLMTVHSSKGLESPYVIYIHKANVNEKNVRYPIYQKNQIAFDILGKGIIAENLSKEKLKEETAEEKRLAYVAITRAKKNFVFCALPTIRKDNKTESKLFETQWASFINKELIEKNQAYASRKLKLNITIEKQQKNTISEDTSLYNQRYEWLLKKDNAFIRQELPQFLSVSLLLDAEFNPDKFYDKYIRHSFNLLDSLRELGEEEFTLYTPSQQDIGSLVHLLLQEFNNPTRQEVLEYLQVYHHEKKEVFNLAISYAYGYWESEFYQGLLTNSSATDKERQVLYLLPNEIMMRATADLYVSSRDNKHTIVDYKLSVGKNKDRYHRQLSYYALLSEKAHQQVDNIVLFSLKEAKEYYLIWDREETEQYFNKAVQVAMNFLTNNEIQINNLKPSIDWEEKSTLF is encoded by the coding sequence ATGCCATTAACTTTTGAAGATCCTAGTATTGTTTTTAATGTTAATCAAGGGATGATTTTAGAAGCATCTGCAGGAAGCGGTAAAACAACTATCTTAACAGAGCGTTGGTTATCGTCTTTTTTGTATCTTATAGTGTGGGAACAAAAAACAGTTTCAGAAGCACTACAATCAATTACAGCCCTTACTTTTACCAAAAAAGCTGCTATAGAAATGAAAAATCGTATTAGAGAAAGAATAGAAGAATTATGGCAGGATAATGAACTGGAATATATCTTAAATAAGTTAACACAATTTGTAGGGGAATATCCTACTAGTTTGGCTCAAATTACTAGTCATTTAGAATCTCAGCGAAATCAAATAGATGATCTTCTTTCCAGTGCCAAAGTAATGACTATCAATTCGTATGTCCTTCAATTATTACGAGCGCATCCTTTGGAATTAAATATCGATATTGGACTTACTCCCGAAGAGGGTAGCTATGACATATCTTCTACAGAACAAGAAGCACAATTGAATTTATTACGCAAATTACTACTACAAGAATACCCAAAACATCAAGCTATTTTTCAATTTGGTGTCCACTTATTAGGTCTTAACAAGTGGGTATCTTTGTTAGAACAAATACGCAAATTAGTTTTTCAATATGGCGATAGAGCAATTAAAGAAGGCTTGGATAATTCTGTCTATTTTTTATACGAAAAGGAAATGCTAGAAGTAATAACAAAAGAAGATACTCTGAATCGTGTTTTTGCTATCATTAGTCCCTCTATTAATGCATTAATAGAAACATTAAACATAGAAAATAATCATAAAACATTAACTAAAGGTAATACCAAATTATATAAATCTTTAAAAAATATTAATAAAGACAATCTGTTGAATTTGTTTTCTAAAGATTTATTGGGAGTTTACGACGAGAGTAATCCAGTCAAAGACGAAGTTTTGAATGAATTAAGAAAAAATTCATATTATGCGTATCAAAGTTTTATTGATGGTTTGTATAGAATTATTATACCATTAATGATGCCGATTTCTGACCTGTGTACTCAAGAACTCAAAAAAACTCAAGCAGAATATGGAGAGATTTCTTTTGGTGATAGTGAGATTATGTTATTGGATGCTTTAAAAAATAAAACTTTTTTAGATAAGATTACGAGACATACAAGATTTTTCTTTGCTGATGAATATCAAGATACTTCTGATTTACAAAAAGAAATTTTTGATTCTATTATTGCAGATGATACTATTATTCCATTTTTTGTGGGTGATCCCAAACAATCTATTTATAGTTTTCGTAGAGCAAATGTTTATGTTTTTGCTAATACTGTTAGTGAATTTATATCTTGTAATTATGAACATAAATTATTGAATACTAATTATCGTTCTTCGAAATCACATGTAGATTTGGTAAATTATCTCTTTACAGATATTTTTCACAATGATCACGCTGGTATCAAATATCAAAATCAACTCTCCAAAAAAGAAGACGAGGGAAGTTTTGCTTATACTTTGGCATTGGGGATAGAGGATGATGAAGAAAGCAAAAGTCTTACCAAAGATAAACTAGATAAAGCTTATCACGAAGCTTTATTTATGGTGAATGATCTTATTCTCCAAAAAGTTAATCCTGGTGATATCATGATTCTCTTTAGAAACAAGGCGTCTATTTTAGATTTTTATCGTTTATCAAAAGAATATTATCCTCAATTACCTTTGTCGTCTTCTGTTCGTAATATATTGTGGGACAACAGTTATATTACTCCTATATTAAGCTTTTTAAAAACACTATTAAATCCTCATCATAATTTGACGATGATAGAATTATTAAAAACGCCTATCTTTAGAAAAACAGATATAGAAATTAATGAATTACTTATTAAAGCTCAAGAAAATGACAAATCGTTATTTGAGATACTTGAAGGACATGAATATAATATTCTTAAAGAATTTATTATTTTGAGAGATAGAATTTCTTTGGAAGAATTGATTTCTCTGTTAATCAAAGAACTATATTATGAAGAATATCTTGATCTTATTTCTGAAACAGGTGATGCAAAAGCTACTTTATCTTTATTCATTGATGAAGCTCAAAAATTACAAGAAAAAAGAGAAATGAGTTTGGGAGATTTTATTAAGTATATAGATCAGAAAAAAACAACTACAGAAGAGGCTGAATTTTCAGGAGAAGAAGGCGAAACACTACGCTTGATGACAGTACACTCTTCTAAAGGATTAGAATCGCCTTATGTTATTTATATTCATAAAGCTAATGTTAATGAAAAGAATGTTCGTTACCCTATTTATCAAAAAAATCAAATAGCTTTTGATATTTTAGGAAAAGGTATCATCGCAGAAAATTTGAGTAAAGAAAAATTAAAAGAAGAAACTGCTGAAGAAAAAAGATTGGCTTATGTAGCGATTACAAGAGCAAAAAAGAATTTTGTTTTTTGTGCTTTACCAACAATTAGAAAAGACAATAAAACAGAATCAAAACTTTTTGAAACACAGTGGGCATCATTTATTAATAAAGAATTAATTGAAAAAAATCAGGCTTATGCTTCACGAAAATTAAAACTGAATATAACTATAGAAAAGCAGCAAAAGAATACAATATCTGAAGACACATCTTTGTATAATCAACGCTATGAGTGGCTTCTAAAAAAAGACAATGCCTTTATAAGACAAGAACTTCCTCAATTTTTGTCCGTATCTTTATTACTAGATGCTGAGTTCAATCCAGACAAATTTTATGATAAATATATCAGACATTCTTTTAATTTATTAGATTCTTTAAGAGAGCTAGGGGAAGAGGAGTTTACACTGTACACTCCTTCTCAGCAAGATATAGGATCGCTGGTGCATTTACTATTACAAGAGTTCAACAATCCTACGCGTCAAGAGGTTCTTGAATATCTTCAAGTATACCACCATGAAAAAAAAGAAGTGTTTAATTTAGCGATATCTTATGCTTATGGATATTGGGAGTCAGAATTTTATCAAGGCTTATTAACAAATAGTTCGGCTACTGATAAAGAGAGGCAAGTATTGTATCTCTTACCTAATGAAATCATGATGAGGGCTACGGCTGATTTGTATGTTTCTTCTCGAGATAACAAGCATACTATTGTTGATTATAAACTGTCTGTAGGTAAAAATAAAGATAGATATCATAGACAGTTATCATATTATGCTTTATTATCAGAAAAAGCACATCAGCAAGTAGATAATATTGTTTTATTTAGTTTAAAAGAAGCGAAAGAATATTATTTAATCTGGGATAGAGAGGAAACAGAACAATATTTTAATAAGGCTGTTCAGGTAGCGATGAATTTTCTTACAAATAATGAAATTCAAATAAATAATTTAAAACCTTCTATTGATTGGGAAGAAAAAAGCACTCTTTTTTAA
- a CDS encoding DUF327 family protein, translated as MKIIPHGSNKNHPAKLKSSKTKAMSSTSFSKMIEDTPDEPILESLFSNPDHVLSNISVLADELDKIGQELAEKPLPEIFNRYKKHIRLLLKGAIRNIEIRETTARSGLTRTKLFRTAQAIDEALAQLAQRILNDEKNRMEILKITNQLQGLILDIIT; from the coding sequence ATGAAAATTATTCCTCACGGTTCTAACAAAAATCATCCTGCTAAATTGAAATCATCAAAAACCAAAGCTATGTCCTCAACTTCATTTTCTAAAATGATAGAAGATACCCCTGATGAACCTATTTTAGAAAGTCTTTTTAGTAATCCAGATCATGTATTGAGTAATATTTCTGTATTAGCAGATGAATTAGATAAGATAGGTCAAGAACTTGCTGAAAAACCGTTGCCTGAAATTTTTAATCGATACAAAAAACATATTCGTCTTCTTCTCAAAGGTGCTATTCGTAATATAGAAATACGAGAAACAACAGCTAGATCTGGTCTCACACGAACCAAACTATTTCGCACCGCACAAGCTATTGACGAAGCATTAGCACAGCTAGCACAACGAATTCTCAACGATGAAAAAAATAGAATGGAAATTCTCAAAATTACTAATCAATTACAAGGATTAATATTAGATATTATCACTTAA